The stretch of DNA CGGCACCGCTCCCTCGAAGGGCGCAAGCCGAAGCGCATCCGCGCCCGGCCGCATCAGAAGCAGGATCGCCAGGGCATAACCGACGAAGACAAGCACCAGCGCGATATCAATCACATCCCGCCAGACCACCATCAATAAGAGGATGACGGCCGTGGGCACGGCATGCAGCGCAATCCGCGCCGCCAGCGGCCGCCGGCTCGTCCTTACCAGCCTGGAAACCCCGGCATAGGCAAGCGGCGGCACCATCGCCGCGGTGACCGGCGCGATCACGCCTACCGCCTGCACTCCGTAGCCCCAGCGCAGGCCGGAGAGGACGGATTGCAGCACGGCAAGCAGGATCAATGCCAGAAACGGCAGGTTGGGCTGCGCCTCCTCGTCGCGCCTGAGGACGGTGACGAAGAGGATGAGCAGCAGAAGGGCAACGACGAAGGGAAGCGGAATGAACAGCATGGCCTGATAGGATCGGAGTGGCGAATGGATGGCCATCATTGCCGAGATCCTCACCCGGCGCGACCTCCATCATGTTTTAGGACGCGTTAGGCTGGGATTTTTTTGTGAGCGATATGCCGGGCCATCCCTCGTCCGACGGTCCGGGGCCGCCCTGCAGATTCTGCGTCGAGGACAAGTGGCGGCGATCATTGTGGCGAACCGTGCGCCGGTTGGCATTCCGCAGTGGCGCGCGCCGACAGGCGAGCGCGGATCATAAAATACCATGCACGCGCTCTTCGAGGGCCCCGCCTACCCGAGATCGCTTTGTGCTGCGCAGATCCGATCGACCAAAGCATCGAGATCGCCCTTTGGCGGACGGTTCTTGGCCAGGCGCTGCTTGAGATGCATGATCGGCTCCGCCAGAATTTCATCAAGGCTCTCGGCGCAGGTGAAGTCGCCCGCAACGCTTTTGACCTTTGAATTGTCAAAGATCGCCGACCATGCCTTGTCGCCACGCAGCGGGCCAACCCACTCCGGATTGTACCGGACCAGCGTGTCCGTCGGCACGTGCACGATCCTGGCCTCGACATCAAGCAATCTGGCGATCGTCGTTTGAATATCGTTCCAGATATGGGCGCGGTCGGAGGTGATGTGGAAGATCTCGTTCAACGCCGCCGGCTTGCCGAAAAGCCCGACAAAGGGCACCGCGAAATCAACCGAGCGGGTCAGTGTCCAGGGCGTGTGGCCATCGCCCGCCACGATGGTGGGCTCGCCATCCAGCATGCGTCTCGCCATGACATCGCTGTCGCCCATCATGATGGGCAGGCCCGTGCGAACGGTGTGACTGGGACGAACGATGGTCCAGGCGAGATTCTCGGAATTCTTGAGCAGCGTCTCGCAGGCAATCTTGTCCTGGCTATAGCGCCAGTAGGGGTTGATCGCCGGTGTCTGCTCGGTAATCACATAATGGCGCGGCGGCTTTTCATAGACCGAAGCCGAAGAGATGAAGATGTACTGGCCGCAGTGCCCGGCAAACACATTGATGTCACGCGCGACTTGATCGGGCGTAAAGGCAATGAACTGGCACACGACGTCATAATTGGCCTTGGCCAAGTCCGCATAGGTGGGCGCCGCGAGATCGCCGACGATCGAGGTAACCCCCGCAGGCAATGGGTCGCCTCTCAAGCTGCGGTTATAGACGCTGACATCGTGGCCCTGAACCACGGCGCGTTCGACGCACGGATAGGAAATCTGGCCGGTACCGCCAACGAAAAGGATTTTCAAAGCCATGGGAAGGACCTCGGTGTCGGATGTGGCGGGATATGCGGTCAGTCTTCATAGCGCGAAAGAAATCGGTCGTCTCCTGCAAAACACGTGCACCGGCTCACGTCGTTTGGGTCGACCTGTCCCGTAAACCAACGCGGTGGCATTCCGCATAAGCCGGATCGGACGACGTGAGGTTCGGCCGCAACCAGCCATTGCCGATACCGCAAAGATCTCTATCTCAAGCCAATAATGCCCCTTCTGTTTGAGATCAGCACAAGACGGAGGCTTTCTTGAAGGATTATCTGCCCTATGCAGCCGGGGTGCTGGCAGGATTATTGGTCGCCTTCCTCATGTCTGGCCTGTTGGAGCTGACGGAGACACCGCAGCTCGTGCTTTTCGCATTGCTGCCGGCCGTCGGTGGCGCTCTCGTCGAACGCGTTTGCTGTCGCCGGCCCAACAATTCTTGAAGGGTTCCATGGCAAGGCTGAAAGAAATCGTCATCGATTGCGACATCCCCTCGCGTGTCGCCCGGTTCTGGGCGGAAGCGCTCGATGGTTACGACGTGATGCCATATGACGACGAAGAACTGGCCCGCCTTGCCGCGGTCGGATTGACACCCGAGACTGACCCGACCGTGATGGTCGAAGGTCCCGGAACCCGCATTTGCTTCCACCTTCGCCAGGGGGAGCGTCCGGCCCGCAACCGGCTTCATCTCGATATTGCCACCCCCGATCGGACCAGGGAGGTAGAACGGCTTCTATCCCTGGGAGCGAGCTTCGTCCGCGAAGCGGATGGCTACACGGTCTTGAATGATCCCGAAGGCAACAATTTCTGCGTGGCGTCCGAATAGTCCGATCCGGGCCGAAAGGCGCGCTACAGGATGAACGGCACCCATCTCCGGACTGCTAACCAGAACCAACCGGATCTCCCGCGGAATGTCTGGATCAGACGCGATTCAGGAACTCGATCACGCGGAGGGTGAGCAGCGCGGTCGCATCCGCATCATAGGAGGGCAGTGAGCTGTCGGCGAAGTAATGCTGATCGCCTGGGTACAGGAAAAGCTCCGCGTCCTCGACCTTCTCCACGATCTCGCGGGCGGCATCGATATCGCCCTCGCCGACGAAGATCGGGTCGTTGTCCATGCCGTGGATCTGCACCGCGACGCCGGCCGGCCAGGGTCCGAAGGCCCATTCGCCGCTGATCGGCAGGCAGGAATAGAAGAGCAGAGCCCCGCGGGCGCCGGGACGCGTCTGCGCCAGCTTCTGCGCCGGCAGCACACCGAACGAGAACCCGGCATAGAAGAGCCCGGCAGGCAAGTCGTCGGCGAGGCGCACGCCGCGCTCCCGCACGGCGTCGAATCCGATCTCGCCGATATAGGCGATCCCCGCTTCGATGCTTGGGAATGTGCGCCCGTCAAACAGATCGGGCGTGTGCACGATGTGACCGGCTGCCCTGATATCGTCGGCAAACGCACGCACACCCGGGGTCAGCCCCTGTGCGTGATGGAACAACAGGATCTCAGCCATAAGGAGCCTCCGGGCGGGACGGTCGGGCGCATCGCCACTCTACAGCGTCGCCGCCTCGCCGGAAAGAGTGCGGACACGTTGCCGAAACAACATCTGAAAACCCGCCGGAAACCGATAGGCGGGAAACCTCCTGACGCTCTACCGGACTGATAAGGTTGAAGAACCTCTCCGAGAGCTGTACATCGATTGCTCCATTCATAGTTTCAGGCTTTGCCGAACCACCGCGATGCGGCCTGCGCGGCTTCCTCATTGTCAGGCACAGCCTCACCAGCCCACGCCACGAAGCCGTCGGGGCGCACGAGCAGCGCGCTCAACCCCAGCCGATCCCTGGCGTCACTGGCGACATAGGTGATCACATTCCAGCGGCTTGCCAGCGCTTGCAGCGGTGCACCGGCGTCAAAGTCCAAAAGCAGGCCTTTGCCCTGCCTGAAGTGATCACCGAGCTTCGTGCCGTCGGCCAGCTCGAAATCAGGAGCGCTGCGGCCGACCAGCGGGTGACTGCCGCCAAGATCGTAGCAGAGAGAAACACCCCAGACGCGCTCGGCAAAGTATGTCGCGCCGTCACGCGTGTCGATCAGGTCGCGGATGATGGCTTCGAGCGCGCGCGAACTCCGGCTCGGCCGCATCAGTGCGACCTGGGCGCGCGACCAGTCGAGAATCTGCGCTCCCACTGGATGCCGTTCGCAGAAATAGCTGTCGAGCAGGCCCTCCGGCGCATCGCCGCGGATCGTCGCTGCAAGCTTCCATCCAAG from Rhizobium leguminosarum bv. trifolii WSM1325 encodes:
- a CDS encoding NAD-dependent epimerase/dehydratase (PFAM: NAD-dependent epimerase/dehydratase~KEGG: ret:RHE_CH02699 putative mRNA-binding protein), translating into MALKILFVGGTGQISYPCVERAVVQGHDVSVYNRSLRGDPLPAGVTSIVGDLAAPTYADLAKANYDVVCQFIAFTPDQVARDINVFAGHCGQYIFISSASVYEKPPRHYVITEQTPAINPYWRYSQDKIACETLLKNSENLAWTIVRPSHTVRTGLPIMMGDSDVMARRMLDGEPTIVAGDGHTPWTLTRSVDFAVPFVGLFGKPAALNEIFHITSDRAHIWNDIQTTIARLLDVEARIVHVPTDTLVRYNPEWVGPLRGDKAWSAIFDNSKVKSVAGDFTCAESLDEILAEPIMHLKQRLAKNRPPKGDLDALVDRICAAQSDLG
- a CDS encoding conserved hypothetical protein (KEGG: cvi:CV_1450 hypothetical protein); its protein translation is MARLKEIVIDCDIPSRVARFWAEALDGYDVMPYDDEELARLAAVGLTPETDPTVMVEGPGTRICFHLRQGERPARNRLHLDIATPDRTREVERLLSLGASFVREADGYTVLNDPEGNNFCVASE
- a CDS encoding conserved hypothetical protein (KEGG: hypothetical protein); translation: MAEILLFHHAQGLTPGVRAFADDIRAAGHIVHTPDLFDGRTFPSIEAGIAYIGEIGFDAVRERGVRLADDLPAGLFYAGFSFGVLPAQKLAQTRPGARGALLFYSCLPISGEWAFGPWPAGVAVQIHGMDNDPIFVGEGDIDAAREIVEKVEDAELFLYPGDQHYFADSSLPSYDADATALLTLRVIEFLNRV